In Microbacterium laevaniformans, a single window of DNA contains:
- the der gene encoding ribosome biogenesis GTPase Der produces the protein MAAEDEYEAGPDQIEEKLANLDEELAEQRAAALRASLADYDLDDEDDDLLAGFTAGGEVVEMLPALPVVAIVGRPNVGKSALVNRILGRREAVVEDTPGVTRDRVTYKAEWMDRRFSLVDTGGWEPDARGIDRSVAAQAEVAIDLCDVVLFVVDAMVGATATDEAVVKLLRTTKKPVFLVANKIDDARQEPEAAALWNLGLGEPHPVSAIHGRGVADLLDEVMKVLPEVSAVAKGELGGPRRVAILGRPNVGKSSLLNKAAGEERVVVNELAGTTRDPVDEIVELGGKLWRFVDTAGIRRRVHLQQGADFYASLRTSAALEKAEVAVVVLDVSQSISVQDLNIIDLVLESGRALVLAFNKWDRLNDDDMENSDRRRYLEREIEQDLAHVAWAPRVNISARTGRHLDKLVPALETALESWDQRIPTGKFNAFLAELIAEHPHPLRGGKQPRILFGTQAGTRPPTFVLFTTGFLDPGYRRFIQRRLREIFGFEGTPIVVNMRVRERRQR, from the coding sequence ATGGCCGCTGAAGACGAGTACGAGGCCGGTCCCGACCAGATCGAGGAGAAGCTCGCGAACCTCGACGAGGAACTCGCGGAACAGCGGGCGGCGGCGCTGCGCGCCTCGCTCGCCGACTACGACCTGGACGATGAGGACGACGACCTGCTCGCGGGCTTCACCGCCGGCGGCGAGGTCGTCGAGATGCTGCCCGCGCTGCCGGTCGTCGCGATCGTCGGACGGCCGAACGTCGGCAAGTCGGCGCTCGTGAACCGCATCCTCGGCCGCCGCGAAGCGGTCGTCGAAGACACCCCGGGCGTGACGCGAGACCGCGTCACCTACAAGGCCGAGTGGATGGACCGCCGTTTCTCGCTCGTCGACACCGGCGGGTGGGAGCCCGACGCCCGCGGCATCGATCGCTCCGTCGCCGCGCAGGCAGAGGTCGCCATCGACCTCTGCGACGTCGTGCTGTTCGTCGTCGACGCCATGGTCGGCGCCACCGCGACCGACGAGGCCGTCGTGAAGCTGCTGCGCACGACCAAGAAGCCCGTCTTCCTCGTCGCCAACAAGATCGACGACGCCCGCCAGGAGCCCGAGGCTGCGGCGCTGTGGAACCTGGGCCTGGGCGAGCCGCACCCCGTGTCGGCCATTCACGGTCGCGGGGTCGCCGACCTGCTCGACGAGGTCATGAAGGTACTCCCGGAGGTCTCGGCCGTCGCCAAGGGCGAGCTCGGCGGCCCGCGTCGCGTCGCGATCCTCGGCCGCCCGAACGTCGGCAAGTCCTCGCTGCTGAACAAGGCCGCCGGTGAGGAGCGCGTCGTCGTCAACGAGCTCGCCGGCACCACCCGCGACCCGGTGGACGAGATCGTCGAGCTCGGCGGCAAGCTGTGGCGCTTCGTCGACACCGCCGGCATCCGCCGCCGTGTGCACCTGCAGCAGGGCGCCGACTTCTACGCGTCGCTTCGCACCTCCGCCGCGCTCGAGAAGGCCGAAGTGGCCGTCGTCGTGCTCGACGTCTCGCAGTCGATCAGCGTGCAGGACCTCAACATCATCGACCTGGTGCTCGAGTCGGGCCGTGCGCTCGTGCTCGCCTTCAACAAGTGGGACCGCCTGAACGACGACGACATGGAGAACTCCGACCGGCGCCGCTACCTCGAGCGCGAGATCGAGCAGGACCTCGCACACGTCGCGTGGGCTCCGCGCGTGAACATCTCCGCGCGCACCGGTCGTCACCTCGACAAGCTCGTCCCGGCGCTGGAGACGGCGCTGGAGTCGTGGGATCAGCGCATTCCGACCGGAAAGTTCAACGCGTTCCTCGCCGAGCTCATCGCGGAGCACCCGCATCCGCTGCGCGGAGGCAAGCAGCCGCGCATCCTGTTCGGCACGCAGGCGGGCACCCGTCCGCCGACCTTCGTGCTGTTCACGACCGGATTCCTCGACCCGGGTTACCGTCGGTTCATCCAGCGGCGCCTGCGCGAGATCTTCGGCTTCGAAGGTACGCCGATCGTCGTCAACATGCGGGTGCGCGAGCGTCGCCAGCGTTGA
- a CDS encoding ISL3 family transposase → MHHPTFATPDLTTFCRLDELGLEAVGQLLEPDRAVLECRVINDDPWCRKCGAEGVARDTVTRPLAHEPFGHRPTTLLIRVRRYRCAHCRRTWRQDTTKAAAPRAKISRGGIGWALTTIVVDHLTVSRAAAGLGVSWHTANTAILAEGKRRLIDDPTRFDGVTTIGVDEHVWRHTRFGDKYVTVIIDLTPVREKSGPARLLDMVEGRSKQVFKQWLAARPADWSKAIEVVAMDGFSGFKTAAAEELPDAVPVMDPFHVVRLAGDALDRTRQRVQQDNLGHRGHAGDPLYGVRRTLHTGASLLTEKQTARLDAVFAAEEHIEVEATWGIYQRIVAAYREPDKNKAKEMMRAVIDAVSSGVPAALTEIRRLGRTLKQRAADVLAFFDRPGTSNGPTEAINGRLEHLRGSALGFRNLTHYIARSLLEAGGFRPLLHPRLR, encoded by the coding sequence GTGCACCACCCTACGTTCGCGACCCCTGACCTGACCACGTTCTGCCGCCTCGACGAGCTCGGCCTCGAGGCTGTTGGACAGCTGCTCGAGCCAGACCGGGCAGTGCTTGAGTGCCGTGTCATCAATGATGACCCGTGGTGCCGGAAGTGCGGTGCGGAGGGCGTGGCGCGTGACACGGTCACGCGGCCGCTCGCGCATGAGCCGTTCGGGCACCGGCCGACGACGCTGCTGATCCGGGTGCGCCGCTACCGGTGCGCGCACTGCCGGCGCACCTGGCGGCAGGACACGACGAAAGCGGCGGCGCCACGGGCGAAGATCTCGCGCGGCGGGATCGGGTGGGCACTCACCACGATCGTGGTCGACCACCTCACCGTCTCCCGCGCCGCAGCAGGACTCGGGGTGTCGTGGCACACCGCGAACACCGCGATCCTCGCCGAAGGCAAGCGACGGCTGATCGACGACCCCACGCGGTTCGATGGGGTGACCACGATCGGTGTCGACGAGCACGTCTGGCGCCACACACGGTTCGGCGACAAGTACGTGACCGTGATCATCGACCTCACCCCGGTCCGCGAGAAGAGCGGCCCGGCCCGGCTGCTGGACATGGTCGAGGGGCGGTCGAAGCAGGTGTTCAAGCAGTGGCTCGCCGCCCGGCCCGCGGACTGGTCGAAGGCGATCGAGGTGGTCGCGATGGATGGGTTCAGCGGGTTCAAGACCGCCGCGGCCGAGGAACTCCCCGACGCCGTCCCCGTCATGGACCCGTTCCACGTCGTCCGCCTCGCCGGCGACGCCCTGGACCGCACCCGGCAGCGTGTTCAGCAGGACAACCTCGGCCACCGCGGCCACGCCGGTGACCCGCTCTACGGTGTCCGCCGCACCCTTCACACCGGCGCGAGCTTGCTCACCGAGAAGCAGACCGCACGCCTCGACGCGGTGTTCGCCGCCGAGGAGCACATCGAGGTCGAAGCGACCTGGGGCATCTACCAGCGCATCGTCGCGGCCTACCGCGAACCCGACAAGAACAAGGCCAAGGAGATGATGCGCGCAGTGATCGACGCCGTCAGCAGCGGCGTCCCCGCCGCTCTCACCGAGATCCGCCGACTCGGGCGGACCTTGAAGCAGCGCGCAGCCGACGTGCTCGCGTTCTTCGACCGCCCCGGCACCTCGAACGGACCCACCGAGGCAATCAACGGGCGCCTCGAACACCTCCGCGGATCGGCCCTGGGCTTCCGCAACCTGACTCACTACATCGCGCGGTCGCTGCTCGAAGCCGGCGGCTTCAGACCACTCCTACACCCTCGATTGCGATGA
- a CDS encoding anaerobic ribonucleoside-triphosphate reductase activating protein, producing the protein MVRTAAACELNIAGVTAFSTVDWPDMMTATVFLQGCPWNCFYCHNPALIDPRAEGAVTWADVTDLLCERMGLLDGVVFSGGEPTLQHALVPAMQMVRTLGFRVGLHTAGAYPGLLARALPYVDWVGLDIKAVPDDYATVTGRAPSGGHAWRSLELVLGNRLLRAGSDHPLDYEVRTTVHPAAIDDAGLRELGCRLADAGVDTWAVQRFRETGARQPLPRVSTTDAEAAPLRLDDLPVERFRSLVIR; encoded by the coding sequence ATGGTCCGCACCGCTGCAGCCTGTGAACTGAACATCGCGGGGGTCACGGCGTTCTCGACCGTGGACTGGCCCGACATGATGACCGCGACGGTCTTCCTGCAGGGCTGCCCGTGGAACTGCTTCTATTGCCACAACCCGGCGCTCATCGATCCGCGGGCGGAGGGCGCCGTCACGTGGGCTGACGTCACCGACCTGCTCTGCGAACGGATGGGACTGCTCGACGGCGTCGTCTTCTCCGGCGGCGAGCCCACCCTGCAGCACGCGCTGGTTCCGGCGATGCAGATGGTGCGCACGCTCGGCTTCAGGGTGGGCCTGCACACCGCGGGCGCCTACCCGGGGCTGCTGGCTCGTGCGCTGCCCTACGTCGATTGGGTGGGACTGGACATCAAAGCCGTGCCCGACGACTACGCCACCGTCACCGGCCGCGCCCCCAGCGGCGGACACGCCTGGCGCTCGCTCGAACTCGTGCTCGGCAACCGGCTGCTGCGCGCCGGATCGGATCACCCGCTCGACTACGAGGTGCGCACCACCGTGCACCCGGCGGCGATCGACGACGCGGGACTCCGCGAACTCGGATGCCGTCTCGCCGACGCGGGCGTCGACACGTGGGCCGTGCAGCGGTTCCGCGAGACGGGAGCGCGACAGCCGCTGCCCCGCGTGAGCACGACGGATGCCGAGGCTGCTCCCCTGCGCTTGGACGACCTGCCGGTGGAGCGGTTCCGCTCGCTGGTCATCCGCTGA
- a CDS encoding ribonucleoside triphosphate reductase, with protein sequence MTSPRSVSVAETIDEYLARADWRVNANANQGYSLGGMILNAAGKLIANYWLDEVYAPEAGTAHREGDLHIHDLDVFAGYCAGWSLRMVLEQGFNGVPGKIASAPPRHFSSALGQLVNFLGTLQNEWAGAQAFSSFDTYLAPYVRIDDLSYDDVRQAMQEFIFNLNVPSRWGTQTPFTNLTFDWVCPDDLADQHPLVGGRVQAFAYGDLAAEMAVINRAFIDVMTEGDQDGRAFTFPIPTYNITKDFDWHGPNTDALFAMTAKYGLPYFQNFVTSDLDPHMIRSMCCRLQLDLTELLKRGNGLFGSAEQTGSIGVVTINCARLGFVHSGDEDAAIARLDELLEIARDSLVAKRAVIARHLDGGLFPYTQRYLGTLDNHFSTIGVNGLNEYVRNFTRDADDITTARGMSLATRLLDHVRARMVEFQEQTGHMFNLEATPAEGTTYRFAKEDIARLPGIRHAGTADNPYYTNSSQLPVGYTSDPFLAMQMQEALQAKYTGGTVLHLYMGEAMPSAEACRDLVRRSLSRFRLPYITVTPTFSICPRHGYRSGHHEQCPDCGAACEVWTRVMGYFRPIASFNIGKKGEAEEREYFSAALPAEEATWSAPLQPVN encoded by the coding sequence ATGACCTCCCCCCGTTCCGTCTCCGTCGCCGAGACCATCGACGAGTACCTCGCCCGCGCCGACTGGCGGGTCAACGCGAACGCGAACCAGGGGTACTCGCTGGGCGGCATGATCCTGAACGCGGCGGGAAAGCTCATCGCCAACTACTGGCTCGACGAGGTCTACGCACCCGAGGCGGGCACCGCACACCGCGAGGGCGACCTCCACATCCACGACCTCGACGTCTTCGCCGGCTACTGCGCCGGGTGGTCGCTGAGGATGGTGCTCGAACAGGGCTTCAACGGCGTGCCCGGCAAGATCGCCTCGGCACCTCCCCGCCACTTCTCCAGCGCCCTCGGCCAACTGGTCAACTTCCTCGGGACGCTCCAGAACGAGTGGGCCGGTGCGCAGGCGTTCAGCTCGTTCGACACGTATCTGGCCCCCTACGTGCGCATCGACGACCTGAGCTACGACGACGTGCGCCAGGCGATGCAGGAGTTCATCTTCAACCTCAACGTGCCGTCCCGCTGGGGCACGCAGACACCGTTCACCAACCTGACCTTCGACTGGGTCTGCCCCGACGACCTCGCCGATCAGCATCCCCTCGTCGGCGGCCGGGTGCAGGCGTTCGCCTACGGCGACCTGGCCGCAGAGATGGCCGTCATCAACCGCGCCTTCATCGACGTGATGACCGAGGGCGACCAAGACGGCCGCGCCTTCACGTTCCCCATCCCGACCTACAACATCACGAAGGACTTCGACTGGCACGGCCCCAACACCGACGCCCTCTTCGCGATGACCGCCAAGTACGGCCTGCCCTACTTCCAGAACTTCGTGACCTCCGACCTCGACCCGCACATGATCCGCTCGATGTGCTGCCGGTTGCAACTCGACCTCACCGAGCTGCTCAAACGCGGCAACGGTCTGTTTGGCTCCGCCGAGCAGACCGGATCGATCGGCGTCGTGACCATCAACTGCGCACGCCTCGGGTTCGTGCACTCCGGCGACGAGGATGCCGCCATCGCCCGCCTCGACGAGCTGCTCGAGATCGCGCGCGACAGCCTCGTCGCCAAGCGCGCCGTCATCGCCCGCCACCTCGACGGCGGCCTCTTCCCCTACACGCAGCGCTACCTCGGCACGCTCGACAACCACTTCTCCACGATCGGCGTCAACGGCCTCAACGAGTACGTCCGCAACTTCACGCGCGATGCCGACGACATCACCACCGCACGCGGCATGAGCCTGGCCACGCGCCTGCTCGACCACGTCCGCGCGCGCATGGTCGAGTTCCAGGAGCAGACCGGGCACATGTTCAACCTCGAGGCCACGCCCGCCGAAGGAACGACCTACCGGTTCGCGAAGGAAGACATCGCGCGCCTTCCCGGCATCCGCCATGCGGGCACCGCCGACAACCCCTACTACACGAACTCCTCGCAGCTGCCCGTCGGCTACACCAGCGACCCGTTCCTCGCGATGCAGATGCAAGAGGCGCTGCAGGCGAAATACACCGGCGGGACGGTGCTGCACCTCTACATGGGAGAAGCGATGCCGTCGGCCGAGGCCTGCCGCGACCTCGTCCGCCGGTCGCTGTCGCGCTTCCGACTGCCGTACATCACGGTGACGCCCACCTTCTCGATCTGTCCCCGTCACGGCTACCGGTCCGGCCACCACGAGCAGTGCCCCGACTGCGGAGCCGCGTGCGAGGTGTGGACGCGCGTGATGGGTTACTTCCGGCCGATCGCCAGCTTCAACATCGGGAAGAAGGGCGAAGCTGAGGAGCGGGAATACTTCTCCGCTGCCCTTCCCGCCGAGGAGGCGACATGGTCCGCACCGCTGCAGCCTGTGAACTGA
- a CDS encoding NUDIX domain-containing protein produces the protein MTIVPPAPGEPRRPDGPRDPGDTWVVTDDGTRYWGRFGAAGLLAVDPQRGVLLQHRVAWSHFGDTWGLPGGARHQDESACEGALRESAEEAGVPASAVQPRLISVYDVGVWSYATVVADVVVPFEPVISDPESRELAWVPVDAVDSYPLHPGFAASWPLLRSLLKVRPAVVVDAANVVGSVPDGWWKDRAGATARLLERLRALSVQGMDAGRLGLVADVWFPELRVVVEGQARAVEEVPGVAVVRADAEGDDAIVAEVAALTAAGRRVVVVTSDRELRARVGALGAAAHGPSWLDLD, from the coding sequence ATGACGATCGTGCCTCCCGCCCCCGGTGAGCCGCGCCGCCCCGATGGGCCGCGCGATCCCGGTGACACGTGGGTGGTGACCGATGACGGGACGCGCTACTGGGGTCGTTTCGGCGCGGCGGGTCTGCTCGCCGTCGATCCGCAGCGCGGCGTGCTCTTGCAGCACCGCGTGGCCTGGAGCCACTTCGGCGACACGTGGGGGTTGCCGGGTGGTGCGCGCCATCAGGACGAGTCCGCGTGCGAGGGGGCGTTGCGCGAGTCGGCGGAAGAGGCGGGAGTGCCGGCATCCGCCGTGCAGCCGCGCCTGATCAGTGTCTACGACGTGGGCGTGTGGAGTTACGCCACGGTCGTCGCGGATGTCGTCGTGCCGTTCGAGCCGGTGATCAGCGATCCGGAGAGCCGTGAGCTGGCGTGGGTGCCCGTGGATGCCGTCGACTCCTACCCGCTGCATCCGGGGTTCGCCGCGTCATGGCCGCTGTTGCGGTCGCTGCTGAAGGTGCGGCCCGCTGTGGTGGTCGACGCGGCGAACGTGGTCGGATCGGTGCCGGACGGCTGGTGGAAGGATCGGGCCGGCGCGACCGCGCGGCTGCTGGAACGGCTGCGCGCACTGTCGGTGCAGGGAATGGATGCCGGGCGGCTGGGGCTTGTCGCGGACGTGTGGTTCCCCGAGCTGCGTGTCGTGGTCGAGGGGCAGGCGCGAGCGGTCGAGGAGGTTCCGGGCGTCGCTGTCGTGCGCGCCGACGCTGAGGGTGACGACGCGATCGTCGCGGAAGTGGCCGCGCTCACTGCTGCGGGGCGGCGTGTGGTCGTGGTAACGAGCGATCGGGAACTGCGGGCGCGCGTGGGCGCGCTCGGTGCGGCGGCGCACGGGCCGTCGTGGCTCGACCTCGACTGA
- a CDS encoding RNA-binding S4 domain-containing protein, whose amino-acid sequence MSEPSVRIDSWLWAVRVYKTRSAATTACRAGHVRIGGEKAKASQPVRIGDEIRVRIAGFDRMLVVRQLLTKRVGAPIAALAAEDRTPPRERVALLAVRDRGAGRPTKRERRDIDRLRGRDAVTGYATDDD is encoded by the coding sequence ATGAGCGAGCCGTCCGTCCGCATCGACAGCTGGCTGTGGGCCGTGCGCGTTTACAAGACCCGTTCCGCCGCAACCACGGCATGCCGCGCCGGCCACGTGCGCATCGGCGGAGAGAAGGCGAAAGCCTCACAACCCGTGCGCATCGGCGATGAGATCCGCGTACGCATCGCCGGCTTCGACCGGATGCTGGTCGTGCGACAACTGCTGACGAAACGTGTGGGAGCGCCGATCGCCGCCCTCGCCGCCGAAGACCGCACGCCGCCACGCGAGCGCGTGGCGCTGCTCGCCGTCCGCGACCGCGGCGCAGGAAGGCCCACCAAACGCGAGCGCCGCGACATCGATCGGCTGCGCGGACGCGACGCTGTCACCGGCTACGCGACCGACGACGACTGA
- a CDS encoding GNAT family N-acetyltransferase, with translation MSQIEILPASVDRFADAEHALTGGGDGASCWCQWWMLRNKDFQAATTDERRELLRGDLATSPASALIAYLDGVAAGWVKVSPRPDQPRLAATRAFQQSPEPFDDESVWAITCFVVRKEFRGQGLAGRLLDAAVDHARTHGARVVEGYPVDTSAGKTSSNDLYHGALSSFVDAGFVEVARPGPTRPIVSLTVA, from the coding sequence ATGAGCCAGATCGAGATCCTCCCGGCATCCGTCGATCGCTTCGCCGACGCGGAGCACGCTCTCACCGGCGGAGGCGACGGCGCCTCGTGCTGGTGCCAGTGGTGGATGCTGCGCAACAAGGACTTCCAAGCCGCCACGACCGACGAGCGTCGCGAACTGCTGCGGGGCGACCTCGCCACTTCCCCGGCCTCCGCGCTCATCGCGTACCTCGACGGCGTCGCCGCCGGGTGGGTCAAGGTGTCACCACGACCGGATCAGCCGCGTCTGGCCGCCACGCGCGCTTTCCAGCAATCGCCAGAGCCGTTCGACGACGAGTCCGTCTGGGCGATCACGTGCTTCGTGGTCCGGAAGGAGTTCCGTGGGCAGGGTCTGGCGGGGCGCCTGCTCGACGCCGCCGTCGACCACGCGCGTACGCACGGCGCACGGGTCGTCGAGGGCTATCCCGTCGACACCAGCGCCGGCAAGACCTCCTCGAACGATCTCTATCACGGCGCGCTCTCGAGCTTCGTCGACGCGGGCTTCGTCGAGGTGGCCAGACCCGGCCCCACACGACCGATCGTCTCGCTCACGGTGGCGTGA
- a CDS encoding tyrosine-type recombinase/integrase: MADPRNHRMPPVGVKLTTDVERRTEGFRARVRWTDPSTKKRVGRVSHVRTAEEVEEFFEQMRAATETGNDTTVTLAAYAASIGDRWQRGLDPTSTAELYDTGLRLRVLPALGHIRVAKITAGMIDRTIDGWEAEHSASTIKNSIAPLVRVLDEAVRDDIISINPAKHRARRNLGKHVTHTTGALRQYALPDLPTLQRLATACGKVHQSYSDHVMLAALLAARGSEVAGLRAGDVDWGNRIVWIRRQHYPGKGGLVIKQTKGRRDRPVPMLDALEPTLERLTEGKAPDDPLLRGPRGGVLTTATVRDATHWDDLVAKLGFDNLTRHGLRHTGATWMADAGIALHVLQEILGHQSIETTKGYLHPDHRHLAEAARQANQFLSAAPTRRDTTRRDGPRL; encoded by the coding sequence ATGGCTGACCCTCGCAACCACAGGATGCCGCCGGTCGGCGTCAAGCTCACCACCGATGTCGAGCGGCGCACCGAGGGCTTCCGCGCCCGCGTGCGCTGGACCGACCCCTCGACCAAGAAGCGCGTCGGCCGAGTCTCACACGTGCGCACTGCGGAGGAGGTCGAGGAGTTCTTCGAGCAGATGCGCGCCGCGACCGAGACGGGCAACGACACCACCGTCACCCTCGCCGCCTACGCAGCGTCGATCGGTGACAGGTGGCAGCGGGGCCTCGATCCCACGTCCACGGCTGAGCTCTATGACACCGGGCTTCGGCTCCGCGTGCTGCCCGCGCTCGGGCACATCCGGGTCGCGAAGATCACCGCCGGGATGATCGACCGCACCATCGACGGTTGGGAGGCTGAGCACTCCGCCTCGACTATCAAGAACTCCATCGCCCCGCTCGTCCGCGTCTTGGACGAGGCCGTCCGTGACGACATCATCTCGATCAACCCCGCCAAGCATCGCGCCCGCCGGAACCTCGGCAAGCACGTCACACACACCACCGGAGCGCTCCGCCAGTACGCCCTCCCGGACCTTCCCACGTTGCAGAGGCTCGCCACCGCGTGTGGGAAGGTGCACCAGTCGTATTCCGATCACGTCATGCTCGCCGCCCTTCTGGCTGCCCGCGGCTCTGAGGTCGCAGGGCTGCGAGCCGGGGACGTGGACTGGGGCAACCGCATCGTCTGGATCAGACGACAGCACTATCCCGGCAAAGGCGGCCTCGTCATCAAGCAGACCAAAGGCCGCAGAGACCGCCCCGTGCCGATGCTCGACGCGCTCGAACCCACCCTCGAACGTCTCACCGAAGGCAAGGCGCCCGACGATCCGCTCCTGCGCGGGCCGCGCGGTGGCGTCCTCACCACCGCCACCGTCCGCGACGCGACGCACTGGGACGACCTCGTGGCGAAGCTCGGGTTCGACAACCTCACCCGGCACGGGCTGCGCCACACCGGAGCGACCTGGATGGCCGACGCCGGAATAGCCCTGCACGTGCTCCAAGAGATCCTCGGGCACCAGTCGATCGAGACCACCAAGGGCTACCTGCACCCCGACCATCGACACCTCGCCGAAGCCGCCAGACAGGCCAACCAGTTCCTCTCCGCAGCCCCCACCAGAAGGGACACCACCCGCCGCGACGGACCCCGCCTGTGA
- a CDS encoding helix-turn-helix domain-containing protein, translating to MTSPLSDRGSGNVEPLWCPREASEFLTVSQATLSRWRREKVGPPFVQVGGVYRYTPATVRAWVSEQETAHG from the coding sequence ATGACGAGCCCACTCAGTGACCGCGGCAGCGGCAACGTCGAGCCGCTGTGGTGCCCCAGGGAGGCGTCGGAGTTCCTGACCGTCTCCCAGGCCACCCTCTCCCGGTGGCGACGGGAGAAGGTCGGCCCTCCGTTCGTCCAGGTCGGCGGTGTCTACCGCTACACCCCGGCGACCGTCCGGGCCTGGGTCAGCGAGCAGGAGACCGCGCATGGCTGA
- a CDS encoding single-stranded DNA-binding protein, which produces MAIHTQESFTGFIASDPQLSHTGKGEARFYARVGQEHYRKEPDGSFTELDTTFHDLVAYRATAERAHERFAKGDSFVAEGYTHPYEYERDGQTVQGEEFVAKKIGHDLARTSYEVDRSQRNTRTAEQEAPAAAASREAVRNDDPRRIRESAAPGPGL; this is translated from the coding sequence ATGGCGATCCACACGCAGGAGTCGTTCACAGGCTTCATCGCCTCGGACCCGCAGCTCAGCCACACCGGCAAGGGCGAGGCGAGGTTCTACGCCCGCGTCGGGCAGGAGCACTACCGCAAGGAGCCGGACGGGTCGTTCACGGAGCTGGACACCACCTTCCACGACCTCGTGGCCTATCGAGCAACGGCTGAGCGGGCGCACGAGCGGTTCGCGAAGGGCGACAGCTTCGTCGCCGAGGGCTACACGCACCCGTACGAGTACGAACGGGACGGGCAGACGGTACAGGGTGAGGAGTTCGTCGCCAAGAAGATCGGCCACGACCTCGCCCGCACCAGCTACGAAGTCGACCGCAGCCAGCGCAACACCCGCACCGCGGAGCAGGAGGCTCCGGCAGCAGCGGCAAGCAGAGAGGCCGTCCGAAACGATGATCCGCGTCGTATCCGCGAATCTGCCGCGCCGGGGCCCGGGCTGTGA
- a CDS encoding IS3 family transposase (programmed frameshift), translated as MARKNYTDEFRQRAVDLYESTPGATLKAIAADLGISRGALKEWVDKLGSGTAAAGSVSPPVSVRSESQAARIIRLEAELAVSRAEQVKLETERDILRQAAKYFAGGDELVNRFQFVEDHKDAYGVKRLCEVIEIARSSFYAWLAAAPGRAARAADDARLAARIRVLQDPAQGGDRAYGAPRITADLNDGVPAAGRVNHKRVARVMREHALAGIRLRRRVKTTIPDQSGRKFPDLVGRDFSTGEPNRRYVGDITYLPIADGSNLYLATCIDLGSRKLAGWQVADHMRTELVEGALRGAHRDRGSLAGAVFHSDHGSVYASKAYAALCEQLKVTQSMGAVGTSADNSLAESFNAALKRELLQGASAFPDQATAYRAVFRWTNRYNTRRRHSAIGQITPNSYENTYAAARSATLTEAA; from the exons ATGGCAAGGAAGAACTACACGGACGAGTTCCGGCAGCGTGCGGTGGATTTGTACGAGTCCACGCCGGGCGCGACGCTGAAAGCGATCGCGGCCGATTTGGGGATCTCCCGTGGTGCGTTGAAGGAATGGGTCGACAAGCTCGGATCCGGGACCGCTGCGGCCGGTTCGGTGTCGCCGCCGGTGTCGGTGCGGTCGGAGTCGCAGGCGGCGAGGATCATCCGGTTGGAAGCCGAGTTAGCGGTCTCGAGAGCGGAGCAGGTCAAGCTCGAGACGGAGCGGGACATCCTCCGTCAGGCGGCGAAGTATTTCGCTG GCGGAGACGAACTGGTGAACCGCTTCCAGTTCGTCGAGGACCACAAGGACGCCTACGGCGTGAAGCGGTTGTGTGAGGTCATCGAGATCGCCCGGTCCTCGTTCTACGCGTGGCTGGCCGCAGCCCCGGGACGGGCCGCGCGAGCCGCGGACGACGCCCGGTTGGCGGCACGGATCCGGGTGCTGCAGGACCCCGCGCAGGGTGGTGACCGCGCCTACGGGGCACCGAGGATCACTGCCGACCTCAACGACGGCGTCCCCGCCGCCGGGCGGGTGAATCATAAGCGGGTCGCTCGGGTGATGCGGGAACACGCGCTCGCGGGGATCCGACTGCGCCGCCGGGTGAAGACCACGATCCCGGACCAGTCCGGACGGAAGTTCCCCGACCTGGTCGGGCGGGACTTCAGCACCGGGGAGCCGAACCGCAGGTATGTCGGCGATATCACCTACCTCCCCATCGCGGACGGCAGCAACCTGTATCTGGCGACCTGCATCGACCTCGGGTCGCGCAAGCTCGCCGGCTGGCAGGTCGCCGACCACATGCGCACCGAACTCGTCGAAGGCGCTCTCCGCGGCGCGCACCGCGACCGCGGATCGCTGGCCGGCGCAGTGTTCCACAGCGACCACGGCTCGGTCTACGCGTCGAAAGCCTACGCAGCACTCTGCGAGCAGCTCAAGGTGACCCAGTCCATGGGCGCGGTGGGCACGAGCGCCGACAACTCGCTGGCCGAGAGCTTCAACGCCGCGCTCAAACGCGAGCTCCTCCAAGGCGCGTCGGCGTTCCCCGATCAAGCCACCGCCTACCGGGCCGTGTTCCGGTGGACGAACCGATACAACACGCGCCGACGCCACTCCGCGATCGGCCAGATCACCCCGAACAGCTACGAGAACACCTACGCGGCCGCGAGATCAGCTACCCTCACGGAAGCGGCATAA